The nucleotide sequence ATCTTCCTTCTCAAATATCTTATATAGACATCGACGATATTTGAGTCGCTGAAGAAGTCCTGATCCCATACACTTTCCGCGATTTGCGTTCGGCTCAGTACCTGGTGAGCGTTTCTGGCCAGATATTCCAGAAGTCGGTATTCCTTTGGAGAGAGTTCTATCTCGACATCGCCTCTCCTGACGGTATGAGAAACCGTATCAATTGAAAGATCACTGACTCTCAAAACGCGTTCGAAAGTCTCGCGCGGTCTCCTGAGAAGTGCGTTTATTCTTGCAAGCAACTCCTTGAAAGCAAAGGGTTTCACAAGATAGTCGTCGGCCCCGGTATTGAGTCCCTTAACTCTCTCATCTACAGAATCAAGAGCAGTCAGCATCAGAACAGGAGTGTAGTCGCCGTCCGCTCTAAGTTCACTGCAGACTTCATAGCCGTTCTTACCGGGGAGAAGGATATCCAGTAGAATCACATCGTACTGATTAGATGAAGCGAGCATAATCGCTTCATTTCCATCCTTCGCTGCGTCGACGAAAAATCCCTCTTCTTTCAAACCCTTACTAAGAAAAGCAGATATCGTAGCTTCATCTTCAACTATCAGAATTCTCAGAAAGACACCTCCAAGATAGAGAAACCGGAGGGTCACCCCTCCGGTCAATTCTAGCATCCCAGATCTTTATGTTGGAGTTACTAGTATATCCAGTTCTTTTCCACTTCCTCCGGAGCATTCTCTATCATGTATTCTGAAAGCTGCGCAAGCCATTCCTGGAGAGCAAGTGCTTTTTCTGGATTGGTCGGGCTCCATCCCTTCCAGCCATGACCCTGATTTGGACCGAAGTCGAACGTCATATCGGAGACTGGGTTTTCCATCTTCTCCATAGCGTCTTTCAGGAGATAGACTGCCTCATTGAGGTAATAGTTGTCCATGTCACCAACTGCAACATGCACATCACCGGCTATCTTGGGACCTATCTCTTCCCAGTTTTCCTGAAGAATGTAGTTTAGATCGAAGTTCTCTTTCCAGTATTCGGCAACATCCTTGTTGATTTCACCGGTAACCTGATCCCATATTGGCTGAGGGAATCCGTCGGCTCCCAAAGGACTGTATGTAGATTCCCAAACTGACCACTGCCCGCCAGATCTGTTGCTCGGTCCAGCAGCCATTTCGAAGTAGTTCTCCTGCTTCACGGTGAATCTGATGTTTCCGTGGGTATCTCTCGCGCTTGGCCTTTCAGTCTCAACCCAGCCAAAATCGGAGTAGTACGCATTGTCATCATTATAGATATTGATTAGCTGGTAATAGTTGAAATCTACTCCATCGGGATACCAGACGTAAGTTCTTCCGAAGAAGTCAGGGTAGAAGACCTTCATAGCCAGGGCCTCCCATCCACCAGTCGATCCACCTGCCAGAATTCTCGCCCATTTCTCTGGAATCATTCTGAACTGGCTTTCCAGATAAGGGATCAGCTCTTCAGTGATTGCAGTTCCATAAGGACCTGAATTGACGGAGTCAACTGAATATGCAGTATCATAGTAAGGTGTCGCATCCCGGATAGATACGGCGATGAATCTCGCATTTCCGTCTTCGGTCCAGAACTTGTAAACATCGTTGTTCACTCTGAAACCTACCGGAGCGGATCCTCCTGGGAAATGGCCCTGATAATAAATCACTGGATAGAAGACATCGGGATTGTCGTAATAACCTTCGGGCAGAAGAACGTTAGCTCCTATGTACATGTCCTTGCCCCAAAATTCCGATGCGGCTTCACTCTTGATCTTTATGAACTTCACCCACTCACTGTCAGTGTAGTTGCCTTGCTGGAGAACCATGCCTGGCTCAAGCTCATAGTCGGGCATAATTACTTCAGTGATCGCAAGTTCGACTGTTCCGGGATTGGCAGGGTCAAGATACACTTTCTTTGTCTTGCTTGTCGCATTACCAACCGATTCCCAGAACCACTGACCGTCACCCGTATCGTCATGCATCAATACGGTGTGACCGTCGGCTCTGTTGAACGTAGTGTAGACATTAACCAGAGCCTGAATGAAATACTCTCCCGCGGGAAGATCAGACAGTTCAATCGGGTACCCGACTACTGCCATATCTTCCTCAGAAATCGTGACTACGGATTCTGAGGACATTTCAAATACATCTTTTCCCCAGAAAGGAACACCCCTAACATCTGTCTGGTCTACTGGTTGTCTCGAAGAATCCTTGCTGACAATGACGAAGACCCGTCCGTTGATTGGTGTCTCAAGGCCAAGCGAGGCTACTGTATCCAGTGCATCCTGGTTAATTGTCACCTCGAATGTCAATGAAAGGGCTGTGATTCCTACGAAAAGGATTACAAGAAGAGTCAAAATACTCTTTTTAACCATATTTCCCACCTCCATAGAATCGTGAGCTATTGTCAAATAATTAATCGACTTTGATGATTATTTAAGCCAAGAATGGCAAGAACACATATTGGGATGAATGTTTGGGATGCTAGATTTTCAAGAAGTTTGAAACTAGAAGGAACGACGACGAGCGCGGAGAGTCAGGTGTGAGCTTTCCACCGAGGGAAGACTCATTTCATGAGAGTGGTGTGTTTTCGGAAATCCACATTTTACAGAAAGAAACTGGCTGAACTCCATTATTTACCTCCTCATCCTCCGCATCTTTGTCAGGTGCATCTTCGTTACTATACACTGCCTGAGGTACTGTCAGAACACCATGCGCGTTTATTTACATCATCTTCTGTTTTCCGTTGCTTTGCTCACCTTTAGCCTTACATTCACTGCCTTCTTCCATG is from Mesotoga infera and encodes:
- a CDS encoding enterochelin esterase-like enzyme, with the protein product MVKKSILTLLVILFVGITALSLTFEVTINQDALDTVASLGLETPINGRVFVIVSKDSSRQPVDQTDVRGVPFWGKDVFEMSSESVVTISEEDMAVVGYPIELSDLPAGEYFIQALVNVYTTFNRADGHTVLMHDDTGDGQWFWESVGNATSKTKKVYLDPANPGTVELAITEVIMPDYELEPGMVLQQGNYTDSEWVKFIKIKSEAASEFWGKDMYIGANVLLPEGYYDNPDVFYPVIYYQGHFPGGSAPVGFRVNNDVYKFWTEDGNARFIAVSIRDATPYYDTAYSVDSVNSGPYGTAITEELIPYLESQFRMIPEKWARILAGGSTGGWEALAMKVFYPDFFGRTYVWYPDGVDFNYYQLINIYNDDNAYYSDFGWVETERPSARDTHGNIRFTVKQENYFEMAAGPSNRSGGQWSVWESTYSPLGADGFPQPIWDQVTGEINKDVAEYWKENFDLNYILQENWEEIGPKIAGDVHVAVGDMDNYYLNEAVYLLKDAMEKMENPVSDMTFDFGPNQGHGWKGWSPTNPEKALALQEWLAQLSEYMIENAPEEVEKNWIY
- a CDS encoding response regulator transcription factor codes for the protein MLELTGGVTLRFLYLGGVFLRILIVEDEATISAFLSKGLKEEGFFVDAAKDGNEAIMLASSNQYDVILLDILLPGKNGYEVCSELRADGDYTPVLMLTALDSVDERVKGLNTGADDYLVKPFAFKELLARINALLRRPRETFERVLRVSDLSIDTVSHTVRRGDVEIELSPKEYRLLEYLARNAHQVLSRTQIAESVWDQDFFSDSNIVDVYIRYLRRK